The segment AAGCTCTCTTTCAGGCTACAAAATTATCCACATCTAGCTCACAACTAGTACTACTAAAACTACAGTTCAGCCATATACACATTGCCTGGCAGAACACAGTTCAGGTAGCAACGCATTGGTGCCAACATATCTCTTCACACGAATTAAACTGAAAAAATGAGTTCCTGCCCAAGTTCTGAAACTTGTTGGAGCAGAGCTGTTGCTGCTCTGAAAACTAGCATTTCTGAAGTACTACAGGAAGCAAGCAAATGGTGTAGATTCCATACAAATTTCATTAAATCCAATTTAATCAGATCAGTAGTTCCTGACGGCACTGGAAAGCAATACACAAAGATCATTGTCTTTCCTAGCATTCAGGAAGTACAAAAAAATACAGATTATTGAATTTTAAAAGCTAGAGTCGCCCAAGAAGGGAAGAAATAGCTACATGGAGTCCTTTTACGTTTTTTCTTGTGTTGCTCTAAGGAGGGGACAATGATTGCTAATTTTGCAGAACTTTCCTCTTTGATCCTTGGATGTTTGGGTATTAACTTATGCTGTCAACACTCAACACCATGCAGATGATAAATTGGGCTTGTGTAGATCAAAGAAATTTTAGTAACGTAGGTATTGTGCTTACCGTAGTTAAGTATTATACCTGAAATGCTGATACACTGGTTTCTGTAGGCTCTTACGGTGCCACGGAGTTGCAACTGCACGAAGGCCTTTTGTGGTCACAAAGGCACTATTGTATTACAACAACAGTCCTAACTGAAGTAATAAGACATTTTTGAAACTGTCTGCTACCATTGCTTCCATGGTGAGCATTGCAAGTTCTCAAATTTTAAGGATTTTCTGTGCTGTGAAAGAGAATCATTACAACTCAGCAGTACTGTATCCCATGATTCTAATGGCATGTCTCTGACACTGAAGGCAACCAATGAGAACCTCCCACCAAATGTCATCAGGCAATTGGCTAAAGAACTGAAGAATCTTGATGAGTCGCCTCCAGAAGGGATTAATGTGATTATCAATGATGATGACTTCACTACTATTTTTGCTGATATTGAAGGCCCTGGTAATATTCTTTCAAGATGCTTTGTTGTaccatgcaaaattttttggcctTCATCTATTGAATTTGCGTGCCTTATGTCGATTGATGATCATGCTTACACTAAGTATTGATGAAGCCTTTTCCTTCTTGGTGTGCATATATGAACATGATTTGTTAATAGTTTCCTTTTCTCACTATTTTTAATAGTATGTCTTAAAATTTTAATCTGGACATCGTGCAGCTGGAACTCCATATGAGAACGGAGTGTTCAGGATGAAGCTATTATTGTCTCGCGACTTCCCTCATTCTCCCCCAAAAGGTAGTTATCTTCTGAGATTTCCAAAGTTCTTCCTTTGTCGAAGTGAAGCTTCAGTTGAAAATATGTTGACTATTTGTCCTTATTTGATTTGCAGGATTCTTCTTGACAAAAATTTTCCATCCAAACATAGCTACTAGTGGCGAGATATGTGTAAACACACTGAAGAAGGATTGGAATCCTGGCCTTGGATTAAGACATGTTCTTCTGGTAAGATTGGCGTTCAACACACACAAACAACTACTATGCTTTTGATAGTAGACCAGCTGGATATGTTGCCATTGTCCAACATGGTTGAAACATACTGAGTTGCTTGTTGGCATGCCTTGTAGGTAGTGAGATGCCTTCTGATTGAACCATTTCCTGAATCTGCACTTAATGAACAAGCTGGGAAGATGTTACTTGAAAATTATGAGGAATATGCACGGCATGCAAGGTCAGCCTTTTAACTTACTTTATCAACTTGGAGTGCTCATATCAGGAACCTTTGATTCTTTATGCCAGCAATACTGACACTACAGCAATTATTTGACAATCAAGACCATATCACTTAATTGTTTTTTAGATCTCTGTCCTCGTGGCTGATTATTTCATTGTGCTCCATAATGCAGGTTATACACTGGCATCCATGCCCTTAAACCTAAGAATAAGTCCAAGACTGGAGCTATATCTGAGTCGACCACAGCTCTGAATGTCGACAAGTCGAGTACTGCTTCCAGCGAGAACACACCATCGATGCCACCGGCCGTATCGACCTCCACTGCATCCAGAGCATTTGGTACGAATTTGCAGGATCAGAACCCTACTGTTTCTGATCCTGCTGTAGGAGCCGCGGCGGCGCGAAAGAAGGATGGCCCAATGGCCTCCAAAGTTCCTGTTGATAAGAAAAAGATGGATGCGCGGAAGAAGAGCCTGAAGAGATTATAGGCGGAACTCTCCTTGGAAGAAGAGGGTTCATAGCTCGAAATTCATCAGATGCTTAGTGAAGCTGGGAGAGAAACAATAGTTGAGAAGCATCTGATGACCTGGCTTTCGGGAGAAAGGGACCCGGGGCGGGGCCAAGAGTGAATAATGTGAACTGCTGGTCCTTCGGGACAACTGTATGAGCAATATCCAGTCATTTGGAAGAACACTTGCCTACTTCCTTTTGTTGTTTCCCCTTGTCTCATCTGATGCATTCAATCAACATTCAGGTTTCAGTGCGTACTCCGCGTACATGTGCTTCCGACCTACCTGACCAATTGTGCGTCAGATGCTCAGTGCTGGCTGCAAAACTATGCCTGTATACGTGGTGGTTTGATGTGCTGCCTTTACCTCTTTGGATCGTGGGCAGCGGTTAAGCCTggttaagccttgtttagatgcaactaaaaacccaaaattttataagattttccgtcacatcgaatcttgcggcatatgcatggaacattaaatatagataaaaaaataaataattacacactttacctgtaaatcacgatacaaatcttttaagcctagttactctaatgtttgttaaataaaaacgaaagtgctacactgTTAAAATTCAAAaggtttttagatctaaacaagacctaagtcaTTCCACAAGATCTTTCTCTCTTGTCTTTTTCTCACCCGAAGTTCAGTCTTTCTTCCTTTTTGCTAGACGAACCATATACGCGCTCTTAGACCGCGCGCATATATGCGCGCTCGAGATAAATATTTGCGGAGATTAGGAAAGATGGGGAGGGAAGATGCCAAACTATTAGAAAAagttttttcttattttgctaaaaaagttaaggataagaaaaccgaATGATAAATTGTTGGAGATGGTTAGAGCAAAAACTAACATATTGCACTTGTACTCATACGTCACTATGCTGTAAAATCTCGAGACTggaatttttttttgggggggggggggggggtgtaaAGAACCAATCACATTCAAGTGATCCTATCACACGGATCGTCCTGTAAAACACCAACATCGCCCATCAACGGGTCCGTCATTTATCTATacctagttaatttatgattaaataatatttgtcaaatacaaataaaaatattatggtgcacattttataaataaatttgaaactaaataaggcctcagTCTTCTTTGCTGCTTCGTCTTCCCCTTCTCCACAAATTGTGGTTGCTCTTCCTCTCTGTCTCACTGTCTCCACCTCCGTACCAAATTAACCTTCACGTTAGCACGTagtactaggccttgtttagttgcaaatttttttgagaaatcgacacggtagcattttcgtttgtatttgacaaatattgtccaatcatgaactaaccaggcttaaaagattcgtctcgtcaattccgaccaaactgtgtaattagtttttatttttgtctatatttaatactccatgcatgcatctaaaaatttgatgtgattgagaatctgaaaaattttgtaaaattttgagaactaaacaagtctaCTACTACTTCACGATCCGGCAGGCCGGAGAGCAGCCGTTCCTCGCAGCCCGCCGGAATTTCGAATCCGAGGCCTGGGCTGCTGGGCAGGAGTAGGACCAACGGCTACCACAGCCACGGCCCACGGGTCCGGGGCCTATCAAACTGTCGGCAGGTGGACCCATAATCTCTCCTGGGCCCATCCTCAGCATCGGCGGGGACCACTCGACGTCAACGGTCGGATCGCTCTagcggggccttgtttagttcaccctgaaaatcaaaaagttttcaagatttctcgtcacatcgaatcttgtagcaaatgcataaaacattaaatatagacgaaaacacgatacgaatcttttgattctagttagtccataattgaataatatttgtcacaaacaaacgaaagtgctacagtaccgaaaacttttcacttttccgaactaaacaaggcccggatTGCGTTGCCGAATTCCCGTTTCGGCAACTCGACTCTCAAATCTCCAGTTCCTGGCTCCTTCGTcttctcctcttcctcttctcccACACGGCCGCACCTAGGGTTTCGTACCCCCTCCCCTCGTCCAGGCCTCCACCACCCGGACCACCGCCgggcggcgcgcggcggccaGCCCCTCCCCGCCGCCTGAGACTTCTCCACTATCAGCAGTCTCAATTGCCTCATCGTTCGCTCCTCGGCAGCCCAGGTCGTTGCCTGCGTACCTACGAGCCGGGGGCCGACGTCGATCTATCGGTCGTACAGCCAGCCGGAGGCGGTGGTAGGCCGGTGACGAAGAAGGGGCGGTCTCTTATTGTCCTACGGCTCCTGCCATTCGTCGGGGTAAGCAGCCAATTTCTTATGTTGGACGGAGGGGACCCAGATGGGATCTCAGCCAACCTCGTGCCCATGTGCGCTGGGGGCAATTGATTCGTCAATTGATTGGTCTCGCATTTCCTTTACCCAACATAGATCATTTCTGAACAGAGACATCCATTTCTGAATTATGAGGCGGGGTTGAATACTTGGATTGGTACGTGGTTTAGGACTGCCATTGTGTCGCTGTAGTGAAAAGTTCACCGTGCCAGGGACGTAAGGAAAGTGGAGCACGCCCTACGCAATTGATCAAGCTATTGTAGTCTGCTATGTTTAGTTGGCAATTGCTGTTTTCTATCTCTGTGTTGTTAACCACTTAACCACAATGAATAGCTTGTGAAAATGCCCCCATTGATAGATTGACACAAATGCAGTAGGATGGAACAACAATGTAATTGACAACCATGACTTGCTTCCAGAATGGCAATTAATTGGTCTGACTTAACTGTGCTATGCACATATTTAATACTTCTTTTGTAttttatatgttgctatatATTGCAGTTCTTGGCGTTTGCAGATGTTGCGGGCATAATTTCTTAGCAGCATTAAATTGCTACTGTCGCCCTTACGTGTGCCTTGTGTGGTTGTGCATGTCATGTGTATCCTTCTGTGTATGAGGGGACAATGGTTTATAGAAGCTGCTATATTTATTAGGAATCAGTTTCTTTCGATGTTTGGATAGCCAGCAAATGACTAGTTGGGCTGTGGAAATGGCTCCTTTATAGATCAAGAAAGTTGCAATTACTTGGGACATGGAATATTCCATATCCATCTCAATTATTCGGTCGATCTGAAGTGCTGAAGGCCTGAAGTACTCCTTTCCTTTTTCTGCTTCTATGCCATTCCGTTGGCACCTGGTCTACACCTAGTTACCTACATACCTAATTCATTTGACAATATTCTTTATTCAGTACCATTGTTAAAGTTACCACTTACACGGAAATGGTTCTTGATATTCGTATCAGAGATCATTTTTGTTGGGTGTATATATCTCTACAAGAGCTAGTGATATACCATGTGCCGCAGGAACCAAGAATACAAGCTTAGTGATATTAATTGTTTCCTAAGAGCACCCGCAATGTGTGGTCAAACTGAAGGGTAAGGTTCGTCTGCTTCGATATGTGTGGGTCCCACAGACAACTTAAAAATAATTCCTCTCTTCCTGACCGTTACATACAATAAGGGTTCTACCTGTTCCTTTAGGTTCCCTCACCCTCTCAAACAAATCCAGCCATGGCTCCACAAAACTCGTGGAGATAACTAGTTCCGGTCAATGGCACAAAAACTGGCTGGATTCCATCCAACTCCTCTCATAGTCTCATTTGTTTCCTTCTCCACTGGCTGTTGCATCCAGATAACTAGAGCTTGCATGTGATGCTGACAGAGACCTATCCTCCACACTGCATAGGAGGCTGTGCTCCACTGCTTGTCTGCACCGGACCACTTCCCGCTGCCTGAGGTGCTTCCATATCTACCACAGAAGTGGAGAGGGGAGGTGCCGGTGCCGCATGGTACCTTTGATGTCCGATCTGCACCTTCCTCGGATAGATGCAGCAAGCATATGGATGATTGGCCCAACAGCGAAGAGCAAGCAACATGTGCAAAAATCCTAAAACTATTTTTTATTCTGTTTTAGTTGGAAACTGAACATGCAATTCGATTTTGGGGTTCTGAAATAACTATTTGAGTGCTCCTATGTGCAATTTTGCTTTCTTCTCGGCACAGTTCAATTTACACACACAAGACCATTCTAAGCACCTTATGCATCTTTGATTTTTTTCCCTTAATTTTTATAAATGCCTACTTGattttgtgatgttcttctATATTCCAATAGTATCTAATACCATAAATACATTTTGCAATTGCACAGTGCTGAGTTTGCGCCAAAGGTGTTATTTTGGTACTGCAGGATTTATAAGTGAAGTTGCTGAAGAAGCGGTTTTAAAGCTGTCTGCTGCTATTTCTTCGATGGTTAGAATCTGAAAACTTAACATTTTAGGATTACTTTCTGGGGTGATCAACTGATCGTGATTCCAATGGCATATGTATATGTACGTCACTGGAGGCAACCAACGAGAACCTCCCACCAAATGTGATCAGGCAATTGGCTAAAGAGTTGAAGAATCTTGATGACTCACCTCCAGAAGGGATCAAAGTTAGTGTTAATGATGATGACTTCACCACTATTTTTGCTGATATTGAGGGTCCGGGTAAGATATTGTCAAGATACATCGGTTTTACACCTGCCATTATTTCTTTTACTTCAATTATTAATTTTGCATGTATCTATGGTGCTCATGCTGTTGAGCTTGCTTTGTAAATAGTGTTAGTCTTTTGTCAGTCCACAGATTTTTACAGAAATTTGTTTAGAGCTAAGTATTATGAAGCTTGCCCTGTGACAGTGGCTATGACAGATCTTGAATTGCTTTGAAATTTCTAAGTTTCCTTTTATCTTGAACTACTTTCTTAAATTATGTTTTGAAAATCTGAATCGCAACATTGTGCAGCTGGAACTCCATACGAGAATGGATTATTCAGGATGAAACTATTACTATCTCGTGACTTCCCTCATTCTCCTCCAAAAGGTTGTTATCTTTTGAAACCTTGAGAATCTTCCATAGTAGTTTTTTTCCCTTTTAGTAAAGCATTTAACTAAAAATCTTTGGCTTTCTACTTACTTGTAGGATTCTTTTTGACCAAAATTTTCCATCCAAACATAGCGACTGGTGGTGAGATATGTGTGAATACACTGAAGAA is part of the Sorghum bicolor cultivar BTx623 chromosome 10, Sorghum_bicolor_NCBIv3, whole genome shotgun sequence genome and harbors:
- the LOC8069377 gene encoding ubiquitin-conjugating enzyme E2 22 isoform X1, translating into MSLTLKATNENLPPNVIRQLAKELKNLDESPPEGINVIINDDDFTTIFADIEGPAGTPYENGVFRMKLLLSRDFPHSPPKGFFLTKIFHPNIATSGEICVNTLKKDWNPGLGLRHVLLVVRCLLIEPFPESALNEQAGKMLLENYEEYARHARLYTGIHALKPKNKSKTGAISESTTALNVDKSSTASSENTPSMPPAVSTSTASRAFGTNLQDQNPTVSDPAVGAAAARKKDGPMASKVPVDKKKMDARKKSLKRL
- the LOC8069377 gene encoding ubiquitin-conjugating enzyme E2 22 isoform X2, with the protein product MATNENLPPNVIRQLAKELKNLDESPPEGINVIINDDDFTTIFADIEGPAGTPYENGVFRMKLLLSRDFPHSPPKGFFLTKIFHPNIATSGEICVNTLKKDWNPGLGLRHVLLVVRCLLIEPFPESALNEQAGKMLLENYEEYARHARLYTGIHALKPKNKSKTGAISESTTALNVDKSSTASSENTPSMPPAVSTSTASRAFGTNLQDQNPTVSDPAVGAAAARKKDGPMASKVPVDKKKMDARKKSLKRL